A single genomic interval of Dromiciops gliroides isolate mDroGli1 chromosome 1, mDroGli1.pri, whole genome shotgun sequence harbors:
- the LOC122735744 gene encoding 60S ribosomal protein L37-like: MTKGTSSFGKRRNKTHTLCRRCGSKAYHLQKSTCSKCGYPAKCKRKYNWSAKAKRRNTAGTGRMRHLKIVYRRFRNGFREGTTPKPKRAAVAASSSS, encoded by the coding sequence ATGACGAAGGGAACATCTTCGTTTGGTAAGCGCCGGAATAAGACGCACACTTTGTGCCGTCGCTGTGGCTCTAAGGCGTACCATCTTCAGAAGTCAACCTGCAGTAAATGCGGGTATCCTGCCAAATGCAAGAGAAAGTATAATTGGAGTGCAAAGGCTAAGCGACGCAACACTGCTGGTACTGGTCGAATGAGGCACCTAAAAATTGTCTACCGCCGATTCAGGAATGGATTCCGTGAAGGAACAACACCTAAACCCAAGAGAGCAGCTGTTGCAGCATCTAGTTCATCTTGA